A window of the Helianthus annuus cultivar XRQ/B chromosome 4, HanXRQr2.0-SUNRISE, whole genome shotgun sequence genome harbors these coding sequences:
- the LOC110912583 gene encoding probable protein kinase At2g41970, giving the protein MFSCCGGEKEDSNQDTTSNKAKTAPPRGPTNVVGGGGGGGGGGEVSLFAPDDVTYDVITLIFVLGGTIGDPRSSSAVRTGAPVKALPIEAPKLALADLKKMTGNFGSRALIGDGSYCQVYYAKLSDEQEAIIKKLDTGSSPEPDTEFTNQLSVVSRLKNEHIIELLGYCLEENNRLLVYEYAPMGSLHDVLHGKKGVEGAAPGPLLTWAQRAKIAYGAARGLEYLHEKVQPPIVHRDIRSSNVLLFNDCQSKIGDFNLSNPSDTAAHLHSTRVLGTFGYHAPEYAMTGQVSQKSDVYSLGVVLLELLTGRKPVDHTLPKGEQSLVTWVCLATSNPFNTLSFTSKLQFFSSSFCVTLQYLFLD; this is encoded by the exons ATGTTCTCATGTTGTGGAGGTGAGAAAGAGGACTCCAATCAAGATACAACCTCAAATAAAGCTAAAACCGCACCACCACGAGGACCCACGAATGTCgtcggaggaggaggaggaggagggggAGGAG GAGAAGTAAGCCTGTTTGCCCCTGATGACGTGACATATGACGT CATAACTTTAATATTTGTTCTAGGTGGTACCATAGGAGACCCGAGGAGCAGTTCAGCAGTTAGAACCGGGGCTCCTGTAAAAGCATTACCAATTGAAGCACCAAAATTAGCATTGGCTGATTTGAAGAAGATGACTGGTAATTTCGGTTCACGTGCTTTGATTGGAGACGGTTCTTACTGTCAAGTTTACTATGCAAAGCTAAGTGATGAGCAAGAAGCAATAATAAAGAAGTTGGACACCGGCTCTTCACCAGAGCCCGACACTGAATTTACAAACCAG TTATCAGTAGTTTCAAGACTTAAGAATGAACATATTATTGAATTGCTCGGTTATTGCTTGGAGGAAAACAACCGACTCTTGGTATACGAGTATGCACCCATGGGTTCTTTGCATGATGTATTACACGGTAAAAAGGGTGTAGAAGGGGCTGCCCCTGGCCCGCTTCTCACATGGGCCCAACGAGCTAAAATTGCTTATGGTGCAGCAAGGGGTCTAGAGTATTTACATGAAAAGGTTCAACCACCTATTGTTCATCGTGATATTCGGTCCAGCAATGTCCTACTGTTCAATGATTGCCAATCCAAAATAGGTGATTTCAACTTGAGCAATCCTTCAGACACTGCAGCTCACTTGCATTCAACAAGAGTTTTGGGAACATTTGGCTACCATGCTCCAGA GTACGCGATGACAGGGCAAGTAAGCCAGAAGAGTGATGTTTACAGTTTAGGGGTTGTTCTATTAGAACTTTTAACGGGAAGGAAACCGGTGGATCATACATTGCCCAAAGGAGAACAGAGTCTTGTTACTTGGGTGTGTCTTGCTACTAGTAATCCTTTTAACACCCTCTCATTTACATCAAAATTGCagtttttttcttcttctttttgtgTGACATTGCAATATCTTTTTTTGGATTAG